Proteins encoded together in one Colius striatus isolate bColStr4 chromosome 3, bColStr4.1.hap1, whole genome shotgun sequence window:
- the RMI2 gene encoding recQ-mediated genome instability protein 2 isoform X6 — translation MAGDAPGPPVKVLAAQLRAAVRGAGGTWELSRAEAGRPPLRLWAVWMQGTVLEVERGGARGGSARLQDGSGPFTVLGVEEVPKGRPCLSAGKYVMVMGVVRSCSPEPVLRAIKMTDLSENPMHKNMWSLEVEDLHRVIP, via the exons ATGGCCGGGGACGCGCCGGGGCCGCCGGTGAAGGTGCTGGCCGCCCAGCTGCgggcggcggtgcggggcgcCGGCGGGACGTGGGAGCTGAGCCGGGCGGAGGCGGGCCGGCCGCCGCTGCGCTTGTGGGCCGTGTGGATGCAGGGCACGGTGCTGGAGGTGGAGCGCGGCGGCGCCCGCGGAGGCTCGGCCCGGCTGCAGGACGGCAGCGGCCCCTTCACGGTTCTGGGGGTGGAGGAGGTGCCCAAAGGCCGGCCCTGCCTCAGCGCAG GGAAGTATGTAATGGTGATGGGTGTGGTGCGGTCCTGCAGTCCTGAGCCTGTTCTTCGAGCAATAAAGATGACGGATCTTTCTGAAAACCCCATGCATAAGAACATGTGGAGCCTTGAAGTGGAGGACTTACACAGAGTCATTCCCTAG
- the RMI2 gene encoding recQ-mediated genome instability protein 2 isoform X8 — translation MDGADQRMNEEASPITFSSVSFGWNFCLPQRIVFSQNPSEQLLTNQDGGKKRGLENTFATTQMFTQTLDLAEMSIKGIALNDSVNTILYPLSSTGECWRLLWSGVDQNTTDFPAKEELEVPECK, via the exons ATCAAAGGATGAATGAAGAAGCCTCTCCAATTactttcagttctgtttccttTGGCTGGAATTTCTGTTTGCCCCAGCGAATCGTGTTCAGCCAAAATCCAAG TGAACAATTATTAACCAACCAGGATGGAGGCAAAAAAAGGGGCCTGGAGAATACTTTTGCCACCACCCAGATGTTCACCCAGACACTTGATTTGGCAGAAATGAGCATAAAAGGGATTGCATTAAATGACAGTGTGAACACAATACTGTACCCCCTCAGCTCCACTGGTGAGTGCTGGAGGCTCTTGTGGTCTGGAGTAGACCAAAATACCACTGATTTCCCAGCAAAGGAAGAGCTGGAGGTACCAGAATGCAAATAA